From one Streptomyces spiramyceticus genomic stretch:
- the ald gene encoding alanine dehydrogenase translates to MKVGIPREVKNNEFRVAITPAGVHELVRHGHQVFVEQNAGVGSSITDGEYVAAGAQILSTADEVWATADLLLKVKEPIAEEYHRLRKDQTLFTYLHLAASRECTDALLESGTTAIAYETVETANRALPLLAPMSEVAGRLAPQVGAYHLMRSVGGRGVLPGGVPGTAAGEAVVIGGGVSGWNATQIAVGMGFHVTLLDRDINKLREADKVFGTKVKTIVSNAFELEKAVVEADLVIGAVLIPGAKAPKLVTNELVAKMKPGSVLVDIAIDQGGCFEDSHPTTHAEPTFNVHNSVFYCVANMPGAVPNTSTYALTNATLPYIVELANRGWVEALRRDASLAKGLNTHDGQVVYREVAEAHGLAHLELSSLLG, encoded by the coding sequence GTGAAGGTCGGCATCCCCCGCGAGGTCAAGAACAACGAGTTCCGGGTGGCCATCACCCCCGCAGGCGTGCACGAGCTCGTGCGCCACGGCCACCAGGTCTTCGTCGAGCAGAACGCCGGCGTCGGATCTTCGATCACGGACGGTGAGTACGTCGCCGCCGGAGCGCAGATCCTTTCCACGGCCGACGAGGTCTGGGCCACCGCTGACCTGCTGCTGAAGGTCAAGGAGCCCATTGCCGAGGAGTACCACCGCCTCCGCAAGGACCAGACACTTTTCACTTACCTGCACCTCGCCGCGTCCCGCGAGTGCACGGACGCCCTCCTGGAGTCCGGCACCACGGCCATCGCGTACGAGACGGTGGAGACCGCCAACCGCGCGCTGCCGCTGCTCGCCCCGATGTCCGAGGTCGCGGGCCGCCTGGCCCCGCAGGTCGGCGCGTACCACCTGATGCGCTCGGTCGGCGGCCGCGGTGTGCTGCCGGGCGGCGTCCCGGGCACGGCGGCCGGCGAGGCCGTCGTCATCGGCGGCGGCGTCTCCGGCTGGAACGCCACGCAGATCGCCGTCGGCATGGGCTTCCACGTGACCCTGCTCGACCGTGACATCAACAAGCTGCGCGAGGCCGACAAGGTCTTCGGCACCAAGGTGAAGACGATCGTCTCCAACGCCTTCGAGCTGGAGAAGGCCGTCGTCGAGGCCGACCTCGTCATCGGCGCGGTTCTGATCCCCGGCGCCAAGGCGCCGAAGCTGGTCACGAACGAGCTCGTCGCCAAGATGAAGCCCGGAAGTGTCCTTGTCGACATTGCAATCGATCAGGGCGGCTGCTTCGAGGACTCGCACCCGACGACGCACGCCGAGCCGACGTTCAACGTCCACAACTCGGTCTTCTACTGCGTCGCGAACATGCCGGGCGCCGTCCCGAACACCTCGACGTACGCGCTGACGAACGCCACGCTGCCGTACATCGTGGAGCTCGCGAACCGCGGCTGGGTCGAGGCGCTGCGCCGCGACGCGTCGCTCGCCAAGGGCCTCAACACCCATGACGGCCAGGTCGTTTACCGTGAGGTCGCCGAGGCCCACGGTCTGGCGCACCTCGAACTGAGCTCGCTTCTCGGCTGA
- a CDS encoding tetratricopeptide repeat protein, which translates to MTDQAVDTSGTAAGSAAGWATGEFFGRERELKALRADIERAGLDTLAGRKAPRARVLLIAGRPGSGRTALAGELAAGLAGDYPDGILHARLTDPGGERVPTDRTARELLDNLGIASPPGAGEDELSAMVRDALAVRRHLLVLDDAVDAEQVDPLLPDNPDCLVVATAQGPLTGIPDVRPCTIGGLDTASAVALLGRSTGEVRITVDPTAAHALAEECGGQPAALTLVGGWLAARPNASVADVTKRLHDMPAGPEQPTGARPLARVFRFVYESLSQPTARMLRLLSLAPAGLVDAHTASALAGCSVSGAKSALDDFAAFGLLRRKSGRQYEVPGCLAPMMKALMENRDRPTEVQLARARMLERTVRQLQSCRAITEPDGSPARKKLAGLPRALRFSNAPEGAEWLRIRQPALLASARIAVEDGDLDTLARRLVAALVRALAAHRGAEAAAPDLYGLHRLVLGVAERHGLHREQAAALLNLADLDARTGRMQEALTRYRAALDAGRAAADAYATGRAMESVGGTYQEMGDWQRASDWYGRALEQRLARGEREDAARLYGRLGSVHTYAGRYGEGLRHWRAAAAGHRRLGDLAGHARALSEVARVQEYAGRPHESLRTCQEAVECARQAEDVRLQGALELRLADTLDRLGDPAAAEVHRSAAETLLGEEGSAYEIRSTSPRD; encoded by the coding sequence GTGACGGATCAGGCGGTGGACACCAGCGGCACGGCTGCGGGTTCCGCGGCAGGGTGGGCGACGGGTGAATTCTTCGGCAGAGAACGCGAGTTGAAGGCGCTGCGGGCCGACATCGAACGGGCGGGACTCGACACCCTCGCCGGCCGCAAGGCGCCGAGGGCCCGCGTGCTGCTGATCGCGGGCCGCCCCGGCTCGGGGCGCACCGCCCTCGCCGGGGAACTCGCCGCCGGCCTCGCCGGTGACTACCCCGACGGGATCCTGCACGCCCGGCTCACCGACCCGGGCGGCGAACGCGTCCCCACTGACCGCACCGCCCGCGAGCTGCTCGACAACCTGGGCATCGCGTCCCCGCCGGGAGCCGGTGAGGACGAGCTGTCCGCAATGGTCCGCGACGCACTCGCCGTACGCCGCCACCTGCTGGTCCTCGACGACGCCGTCGACGCCGAGCAGGTCGACCCGCTGCTGCCCGACAACCCGGACTGCCTGGTCGTCGCCACGGCCCAGGGCCCGCTCACCGGCATCCCCGACGTCCGGCCCTGCACGATCGGCGGCCTGGACACCGCCTCCGCCGTCGCGCTGCTCGGTCGCTCCACGGGCGAGGTCAGGATCACGGTCGACCCCACGGCGGCCCACGCGCTCGCCGAGGAGTGCGGGGGACAGCCCGCCGCGCTGACACTGGTCGGCGGGTGGCTGGCGGCCAGGCCCAATGCATCGGTCGCCGATGTGACCAAGCGGCTGCACGACATGCCGGCCGGACCGGAGCAGCCCACCGGCGCCAGGCCGCTGGCCCGCGTCTTCCGGTTCGTGTACGAATCCCTCTCGCAGCCCACCGCGCGCATGCTGCGCCTGCTGTCCCTGGCGCCCGCCGGTCTCGTGGACGCGCACACCGCGTCCGCCCTGGCCGGCTGCTCGGTCTCCGGGGCCAAGTCGGCACTGGACGACTTCGCCGCGTTCGGCCTGCTGAGGAGGAAGAGCGGGCGGCAGTACGAGGTGCCCGGCTGTCTCGCGCCCATGATGAAGGCGCTCATGGAGAACCGGGACCGGCCCACCGAGGTCCAGCTGGCCCGGGCCAGGATGCTGGAGCGGACTGTACGCCAGCTCCAGTCCTGCCGGGCGATCACCGAGCCCGACGGCTCCCCGGCCCGCAAGAAACTGGCGGGACTGCCGCGCGCGCTGCGCTTCTCCAATGCCCCGGAGGGCGCCGAATGGCTGCGGATCCGGCAGCCCGCGCTGCTCGCCTCCGCCCGTATCGCGGTCGAGGACGGTGATCTGGACACGCTGGCCCGGCGCCTGGTGGCCGCGCTGGTACGGGCACTGGCCGCGCACCGGGGCGCCGAGGCCGCCGCTCCCGATCTGTACGGGCTGCACCGGCTCGTACTGGGCGTGGCCGAGCGGCACGGTCTGCACCGGGAGCAGGCCGCCGCGCTGCTGAATCTTGCCGATCTGGACGCCCGGACCGGACGTATGCAGGAGGCGCTGACCCGATACCGGGCCGCGCTGGACGCCGGCCGGGCGGCCGCCGACGCGTATGCGACCGGTCGTGCGATGGAATCCGTAGGCGGGACCTACCAGGAAATGGGGGACTGGCAGCGCGCCTCCGACTGGTACGGACGGGCCCTGGAACAGCGGCTCGCGCGCGGTGAACGCGAGGACGCAGCGCGGCTGTACGGGCGGCTCGGGAGCGTGCACACCTATGCGGGCCGGTACGGCGAGGGCCTTCGCCACTGGCGGGCCGCCGCGGCCGGACACCGCAGGCTCGGTGATCTGGCGGGCCACGCAAGGGCGTTGAGCGAAGTGGCCCGTGTGCAGGAGTACGCGGGACGGCCGCACGAATCGCTGCGCACCTGCCAGGAAGCCGTGGAATGCGCGCGCCAGGCTGAGGACGTACGGCTGCAGGGGGCACTGGAGTTGCGGCTCGCGGACACGCTCGACCGGCTGGGCGACCCGGCGGCGGCCGAGGTGCACAGGAGCGCTGCGGAAACACTCTTGGGAGAGGAGGGTTCCGCCTACGAAATCCGCAGTACTTCGCCGAGAGATTGA
- a CDS encoding NUDIX domain-containing protein, whose translation MAIKDTPEEWQVTSTATPFTGNKTSVRTDDVVMPDGSVVSRDYQVHPGSVAVLALDENDRVLVIRQYRHPVRHKLWEIPAGLLDVPGENPLAAAQRELYEEAHVKAEDWRVLADVYPTPGGCDEAVRIFFARDLSAVEGERFVVEEEEADMEHARVPLAELVRGVLAGELHNTCLVVGALALSAALAGDGVDALRPADDPWPARPFDA comes from the coding sequence ATGGCCATCAAGGACACCCCCGAGGAGTGGCAGGTCACCTCGACCGCGACCCCCTTCACGGGCAACAAGACGAGTGTCCGCACGGACGACGTGGTCATGCCCGACGGCAGTGTGGTGAGCCGCGACTACCAGGTCCACCCCGGCTCGGTGGCCGTACTCGCCCTCGACGAGAACGACCGCGTCCTGGTCATCCGTCAGTACCGGCACCCCGTGCGCCACAAGCTCTGGGAGATCCCGGCCGGCCTGCTCGACGTACCGGGCGAGAACCCGCTGGCCGCCGCGCAGCGCGAACTCTACGAAGAGGCGCACGTCAAGGCCGAGGACTGGCGGGTGCTGGCCGACGTCTACCCGACGCCCGGCGGCTGTGACGAGGCTGTACGGATCTTCTTCGCCCGCGATCTCTCCGCGGTGGAGGGCGAGCGCTTCGTCGTCGAGGAGGAAGAGGCCGACATGGAGCACGCCCGGGTGCCGCTCGCGGAACTCGTACGGGGCGTGCTGGCGGGCGAGTTGCACAACACCTGCCTGGTCGTGGGCGCCCTCGCGCTCTCCGCCGCACTCGCGGGCGACGGGGTCGACGCGCTGCGTCCGGCCGATGACCCGTGGCCGGCCCGGCCCTTCGACGCGTAG
- a CDS encoding CTP synthase, with the protein MPPKSMTTKHIFVTGGVASSLGKGLTASSLGALLKARGLRVTMQKLDPYLNVDPGTMNPFQHGEVFVTNDGAETDLDIGHYERFLDVDLDGSANVTTGQVYSTVIAKERRGEYLGDTVQVIPHITNEIKHRIRRMATDDVDVVITEVGGTVGDIESLPFLETVRQVRHEVGRDNVFVVHISLLPYIGPSGELKTKPTQHSVAALRNIGIQPDAIVLRADREVPTSIKRKISLMCDVDEAAVVAAIDAKSIYDIPKVLHTEGLDAYVVRKLDLPFRDVNWTQWEDLLDRVHNPDHEVTVALVGKYIDLPDAYLSVTEAMRAGGFANKARVKVKWVASDDCKTQAGAKNQLADCDAILIPGGFGDRGVSGKVGAIQYARENKVPLLGLCLGLQCIVIEAARNLADIPDANSTEFDAATAHPVISTMEEQLAYVEGAGDLGGTMRLGLYPAKLAEGSIVREVYGDQPYVDERHRHRYEVNNAYRAELEKKAGLVFSGTSPDNKLVEYVEYPREVHPYLVATQAHPELRSRPTRPHPLFAGLVKAAVERQQGVGRTSK; encoded by the coding sequence ATGCCGCCCAAATCCATGACGACCAAGCACATCTTCGTCACCGGGGGTGTCGCCTCCTCCCTCGGTAAGGGCCTGACGGCCTCCAGTCTGGGTGCGCTGCTCAAGGCGCGGGGCCTGCGGGTCACGATGCAGAAGCTGGACCCGTACCTGAACGTCGACCCGGGGACGATGAACCCGTTCCAGCACGGCGAGGTGTTCGTCACCAACGACGGCGCCGAGACCGACCTGGACATCGGCCACTACGAGCGCTTCCTCGACGTCGACCTCGACGGCTCGGCCAACGTCACCACCGGCCAGGTGTACTCCACAGTGATCGCCAAAGAGCGGCGCGGCGAGTACCTCGGTGACACGGTGCAGGTCATCCCGCACATCACCAACGAGATCAAGCACCGTATCCGCCGCATGGCGACCGACGACGTCGATGTCGTCATCACCGAGGTCGGCGGCACGGTCGGCGACATCGAGTCGCTGCCGTTCCTGGAGACGGTCCGCCAGGTCCGCCACGAGGTCGGCCGCGACAACGTCTTCGTGGTGCACATCTCGCTGCTGCCCTACATCGGCCCGTCCGGCGAGCTCAAGACCAAGCCGACCCAGCACTCGGTCGCGGCCCTGCGCAACATCGGTATCCAGCCGGACGCGATCGTGCTGCGCGCCGACCGTGAGGTGCCGACCTCGATCAAGCGCAAGATCTCGCTGATGTGCGACGTCGACGAGGCCGCAGTGGTCGCCGCGATCGACGCCAAGTCGATCTACGACATCCCCAAGGTGCTGCACACCGAGGGCCTGGACGCCTACGTCGTGCGCAAGCTCGACCTGCCGTTCCGCGACGTGAACTGGACCCAGTGGGAGGACCTGCTGGACCGCGTCCACAACCCCGACCACGAGGTCACCGTCGCGCTCGTCGGCAAGTACATCGACCTGCCCGACGCCTACCTTTCGGTGACCGAGGCGATGCGGGCCGGCGGCTTCGCGAACAAGGCCCGGGTCAAGGTCAAGTGGGTCGCCTCCGACGACTGCAAGACCCAGGCCGGTGCCAAGAACCAGCTCGCCGACTGCGACGCGATCCTGATCCCCGGCGGGTTCGGTGACCGCGGCGTGTCCGGCAAGGTCGGCGCGATCCAGTACGCCCGCGAGAACAAGGTCCCGCTGCTGGGCCTGTGCCTGGGCCTGCAGTGCATCGTGATCGAGGCCGCCAGGAACCTGGCCGACATCCCGGACGCCAACTCCACCGAGTTCGACGCCGCGACCGCCCACCCGGTGATCTCCACCATGGAGGAGCAGCTTGCGTACGTCGAGGGCGCGGGCGACCTGGGCGGCACCATGCGCCTCGGCCTCTACCCGGCGAAGCTCGCCGAGGGCTCGATCGTCCGTGAGGTCTACGGCGACCAGCCCTACGTCGACGAGCGCCACCGCCACCGCTACGAGGTGAACAACGCCTATCGCGCGGAGCTGGAGAAGAAGGCCGGCCTGGTCTTCTCCGGCACATCCCCGGACAACAAGCTCGTCGAGTACGTCGAGTACCCGCGCGAGGTCCACCCCTACCTGGTCGCCACCCAGGCGCACCCGGAGCTCCGCTCCCGCCCGACCCGCCCCCACCCGCTCTTCGCGGGCCTGGTCAAGGCGGCCGTCGAGCGTCAGCAGGGTGTGGGCAGGACCAGCAAGTAG
- a CDS encoding glycoside hydrolase family 15 protein encodes MAGRIEDYALIGDMQTAALVCRDGTVDWLCLPRFDSHAVFAGLLGTEEHGFWRIGPVHAADAGPPAAARRSYRGDSLILESEWDTRYGTVRVTDFMPPRDGAPQLIRIVEGLSGRVRMRSSLRMRFSYGRVTPWVHKVDSRTVAVAGPDSVWLDTEAETHGKDLTTYSDFTVAPGDRVTFTISWQPSHKEPPPAADPTASLEATAHFWREWVEQCTYHGPYREAVVRSLITLKALTYAPTGGIVAAPTTSLPEDIGGVRNWDYRYTWLRDAAITLSSLLRTGYREEARAWREWLLRAVAGDPENLQIMYGIAGERELGEAELDWLPGYENSSPVRVGNGAAHQLQLDVYGEVTEALHLAHMTGLARNDYAALLQLKLIHYLKTHWDQPDEGIWEVRGPRRHFVHSKVMAWVAVDRTIKLIEMGDADGPLEEWRELRDEIHRDVCEKGYDKERNTFTQSYGSTELDASLLLIPQMGFLPPDDKRVIGTIEAIQRELSTEDGFVLRYPTVGEDAGVDGLEGDEGAFLACSFWLADDLAMIGRVDEARKLFEKLLGLRNDLGLLAEEWDSRLQRQVGNFPQAFSHVPLIDTALRLTASGAYGG; translated from the coding sequence GTGGCCGGGCGCATCGAGGACTACGCACTCATCGGAGACATGCAGACAGCGGCACTGGTCTGCAGGGACGGCACGGTCGACTGGCTGTGCCTTCCCCGCTTCGACTCCCACGCCGTGTTCGCCGGGCTTCTCGGCACCGAGGAACACGGCTTCTGGCGCATCGGGCCCGTACACGCGGCCGACGCGGGGCCGCCTGCGGCTGCCCGCCGCAGCTATCGCGGGGACTCCCTGATCCTCGAATCGGAGTGGGACACCCGGTACGGCACGGTCAGAGTGACCGATTTCATGCCGCCGCGTGACGGCGCTCCGCAGCTGATCCGGATTGTCGAGGGTCTCAGCGGCCGGGTGCGGATGCGGTCCTCGCTGCGGATGCGCTTCAGCTACGGGCGTGTGACGCCCTGGGTCCACAAGGTCGACTCGCGCACGGTCGCCGTCGCGGGGCCGGACTCGGTGTGGCTGGACACGGAGGCCGAGACCCACGGCAAGGACCTCACGACGTACTCCGACTTCACCGTCGCACCCGGTGACCGGGTCACATTCACGATCAGCTGGCAGCCCTCGCACAAGGAGCCCCCGCCGGCGGCCGACCCCACCGCCTCGCTGGAGGCGACCGCCCACTTCTGGCGCGAGTGGGTCGAGCAGTGCACGTACCACGGCCCCTACCGCGAGGCCGTCGTCCGCTCGCTGATCACGCTCAAGGCGCTGACGTACGCCCCGACGGGCGGCATCGTCGCCGCGCCGACCACGTCGCTGCCCGAGGACATCGGCGGCGTACGGAACTGGGACTACCGCTACACCTGGCTGCGCGACGCCGCGATCACCCTCTCCTCGCTGCTGCGCACCGGCTACCGCGAAGAAGCCCGTGCTTGGCGCGAGTGGCTGCTGCGCGCGGTCGCCGGCGACCCCGAGAACCTGCAGATCATGTACGGGATCGCGGGCGAACGGGAGCTCGGCGAGGCCGAACTGGACTGGCTGCCCGGCTACGAGAACTCCAGCCCCGTCCGGGTCGGCAACGGCGCCGCGCACCAGCTCCAGCTGGATGTGTACGGCGAGGTCACGGAGGCCCTGCATCTGGCGCACATGACGGGCCTGGCCCGCAACGACTACGCGGCCCTCCTCCAGCTGAAGCTGATCCACTACCTGAAGACCCACTGGGACCAGCCCGACGAGGGCATCTGGGAAGTGCGCGGCCCGCGCCGCCACTTCGTGCACTCCAAGGTGATGGCCTGGGTCGCGGTCGACCGCACGATCAAGCTGATCGAGATGGGCGACGCGGACGGGCCGCTGGAGGAGTGGCGCGAACTGCGCGACGAGATCCACCGCGACGTGTGCGAGAAGGGCTACGACAAGGAGCGCAACACCTTCACCCAGTCCTACGGGTCGACGGAGCTGGACGCCTCCCTGCTGCTCATTCCGCAGATGGGCTTCCTGCCGCCCGACGACAAGCGGGTCATCGGCACCATTGAGGCGATCCAGCGCGAACTGTCCACGGAGGACGGCTTCGTACTGCGCTACCCGACCGTCGGTGAGGACGCGGGCGTGGACGGTCTGGAGGGCGACGAGGGCGCGTTCCTGGCGTGTTCCTTCTGGCTCGCCGACGACCTGGCCATGATCGGGCGGGTCGACGAGGCCCGCAAGCTCTTCGAGAAGCTGCTGGGACTGCGGAACGACCTGGGACTGCTCGCCGAGGAGTGGGACTCCAGGCTCCAGCGCCAGGTCGGCAACTTCCCGCAGGCGTTCAGCCACGTGCCCCTGATCGACACGGCACTGCGGCTGACGGCGAGCGGCGCGTACGGAGGCTAG
- a CDS encoding FAD-binding oxidoreductase → MAPHSLKDTALAGFREDLTGDVLVPDDPGYDEARTVFNAMIDRRPAVIAQCASEEDVALAIRFGRDHELPIAVRGGGHSVAGMALNDGGLVVDLRRMNTAEVDREVRTVYLGGGATISDMDRATQPYGLATTGGRASTTGVGGFTLGGGSGWLERRCGLACDSLVSVDLVTANGDFVHASGDENPELFWALHGGGGNFGVATAMTLRLYPLPSFAIVLLLYPPEAGTDVIRTYRDLMESAPDDAGGGALYLTAPPEEYVPEHLVGQLLCGALVTYAGTEAQARAVAKPLLDIAHVAEVITELPYADFQCMLDDPPGLRNYWSAEYLDAFPDEAVDLFCNRAADMIVPSNSQHVLFPLGGAVARSGTDYPVPWRGAPWAVHPFGLWENASDDERGKKWVRDFRADVQPWSTGAVYLNFIGREGGERVVAGFGAGNYRRLAAVKAQYDPDNVFRLNHNIEPAQEP, encoded by the coding sequence ATGGCTCCCCACAGCTTGAAGGACACGGCTCTGGCCGGCTTCCGGGAGGACCTGACCGGCGATGTCCTCGTCCCGGACGACCCGGGCTACGACGAGGCCCGGACGGTGTTCAACGCCATGATCGACCGGCGCCCGGCGGTGATCGCCCAGTGCGCGTCGGAAGAGGATGTGGCCCTGGCGATCCGCTTCGGCCGTGACCACGAGCTCCCGATCGCGGTCCGCGGCGGCGGCCACAGCGTCGCGGGCATGGCGCTCAACGACGGCGGCCTGGTCGTGGACCTGCGCCGGATGAACACGGCGGAAGTGGATCGCGAGGTCCGCACGGTGTATCTCGGCGGCGGCGCCACGATCAGTGACATGGACCGGGCCACACAGCCGTACGGCCTGGCGACCACCGGCGGCCGGGCATCCACCACGGGCGTCGGCGGCTTCACGCTGGGCGGTGGCTCGGGCTGGCTGGAGCGCCGGTGCGGGCTGGCCTGCGACAGTCTGGTCTCCGTCGACCTGGTGACGGCCAACGGCGATTTCGTGCACGCGAGCGGGGACGAGAACCCCGAGCTGTTCTGGGCCCTGCACGGCGGTGGCGGCAACTTCGGGGTGGCCACGGCGATGACGCTGAGGCTGTACCCGCTGCCGTCCTTCGCCATCGTTCTGCTGCTGTATCCGCCGGAAGCCGGCACCGACGTGATCCGTACGTACCGGGACCTCATGGAATCCGCACCGGATGACGCCGGAGGCGGGGCCCTCTATCTGACCGCACCGCCCGAGGAGTACGTACCGGAACACCTGGTCGGTCAGCTCCTGTGCGGAGCGCTGGTGACGTACGCGGGCACCGAGGCACAAGCGCGCGCAGTGGCCAAGCCGCTGCTCGACATCGCGCACGTGGCGGAGGTGATCACCGAGCTGCCCTACGCCGACTTCCAGTGCATGCTCGACGACCCGCCCGGGCTGCGGAACTACTGGTCCGCCGAGTACCTCGACGCGTTCCCGGACGAGGCCGTGGACCTGTTCTGCAACCGCGCGGCCGACATGATCGTCCCTTCGAACAGCCAGCATGTGCTGTTCCCGTTGGGTGGCGCGGTGGCGCGGAGCGGTACGGACTATCCGGTGCCCTGGCGCGGGGCGCCGTGGGCCGTCCATCCGTTCGGGCTCTGGGAGAACGCGTCGGACGACGAGCGCGGGAAGAAGTGGGTCCGTGATTTCCGCGCGGACGTCCAGCCGTGGTCCACGGGCGCCGTCTACCTCAACTTCATCGGCCGGGAGGGCGGGGAACGGGTCGTCGCCGGCTTCGGCGCCGGCAACTACCGGCGCCTCGCCGCGGTCAAGGCCCAGTACGACCCCGACAACGTCTTCCGGCTGAACCACAACATCGAACCCGCACAGGAGCCCTAA
- a CDS encoding flavin monoamine oxidase family protein, translating into MSRTNTMHALRRLAAEHAAARRLRMPAAEVRGSTRRELLGRAAALGLGTALAGTAAAPAQAVVRAAAPRIAVVGAGIAGLTAALTLKDAGLNCTLYEASPDRVGGRMWTQRDHWAYGQTSEIGGELIDTSHKKMLELCRRFGLPVEDFLGGGPNGAEEVLWFNGAYYPREQADEDFKAVFQALHRDLQEAGEVKWNRTTPTGTALDNMSIYEWIDSRVPGGHASPLGRFMDVAYNVEYGADTTEQSALALVLLMGYQPNPGHFNVWGLSNERYHITGGNDQLPRAIAQSLPAGTLQMGKQLTAVRANANGTQTLTFTDAGTTTTVTADHTVLCVPLPVLQRFDLSSAGFDPLMTNLVRDARMGHCTKLNMQFTSRSWRGEGAWPGVSAGDCFTDSDVQQTWDTARSSVTRAESSSSSAQVFGPRPNPWLQESR; encoded by the coding sequence ATGTCCCGTACGAACACGATGCACGCACTGCGCCGGCTCGCCGCAGAGCACGCCGCCGCCCGCAGGCTGCGGATGCCCGCCGCAGAGGTCCGCGGGTCCACCCGTCGGGAACTGCTGGGCCGTGCCGCGGCCCTCGGCCTCGGCACCGCCCTTGCCGGCACCGCAGCCGCACCCGCCCAGGCCGTCGTACGAGCGGCCGCGCCCAGAATCGCCGTGGTCGGCGCGGGCATAGCGGGACTCACCGCCGCCCTCACCCTCAAGGACGCGGGCCTGAACTGCACGCTCTACGAGGCGAGTCCGGACCGTGTCGGCGGCCGGATGTGGACCCAGCGTGACCACTGGGCGTACGGCCAGACCTCCGAGATCGGCGGGGAGCTGATCGACACCAGTCACAAGAAGATGCTGGAGCTGTGCCGCCGCTTCGGTCTGCCGGTCGAGGACTTCCTCGGCGGAGGACCGAACGGCGCCGAGGAGGTGCTCTGGTTCAACGGTGCGTACTACCCGCGCGAACAGGCCGACGAGGACTTCAAGGCCGTCTTCCAGGCGCTCCACCGCGACCTCCAGGAAGCCGGCGAGGTGAAGTGGAACCGGACGACCCCGACCGGCACCGCCCTCGACAACATGTCGATCTACGAGTGGATCGACTCGCGCGTCCCGGGCGGGCACGCCTCACCGCTGGGCCGCTTCATGGACGTCGCGTACAACGTCGAGTACGGCGCGGACACCACCGAACAGTCCGCCCTCGCCCTGGTCCTGCTGATGGGCTACCAGCCCAACCCGGGCCACTTCAACGTCTGGGGCCTGTCCAACGAGCGCTACCACATCACCGGCGGCAACGATCAGCTCCCGCGCGCCATCGCGCAATCCCTGCCCGCAGGCACGCTCCAGATGGGCAAACAGCTTACGGCGGTAAGGGCCAATGCCAATGGCACCCAGACCCTTACCTTCACCGACGCGGGCACCACGACCACCGTCACTGCCGACCACACCGTCCTGTGCGTCCCGCTGCCCGTCCTCCAGCGCTTCGATCTGTCCTCCGCCGGCTTCGACCCGCTCATGACGAACCTGGTGCGTGATGCCCGTATGGGCCACTGCACCAAGCTCAATATGCAGTTCACCTCGCGGTCGTGGCGTGGCGAAGGCGCCTGGCCGGGCGTTTCGGCGGGTGACTGCTTCACCGACAGCGACGTCCAGCAGACCTGGGACACCGCCCGGTCCAGTGTGACGCGGGCGGAATCCTCATCCAGCTCGGCGCAAGTTTTCGGCCCGCGCCCCAACCCCTGGTTACAAGAGTCGCGGTGA